The DNA sequence TGTACTCGTACTTCAAGCAGCGATTCGCGCAGGTCACCAACCCGGCTATAGATCCAATCCGTGAGCGCCTGGTGATGTCCCTGACCGCTCTTCTCGGATCGCGCCCCGACCTCGCCGCCGAGCCGCCCGCTCACGCGAAGTTGATCAATCTGTCCAGTCCAATTCTCTCTGACGCTATGCTGGAATGGTTGACCAGGCGGAGCGAAGCGAGCCTTCGATGTTCGAGCTTGCCTGCGGTTTTTGACATCGCGAAGGGCGGCGACGGTTTGAAGCGCGCAATCGGCGAGCTATGCCGGCGCGCAACCGAAGCCGTTGAAGCAGGCTGCTCGATCCTTATCATCAGCGATCTGGAGACAGGCGAATCTGAAGCGCCCATACCGATGCTGCTCGCCGTAGGTGCGCTTCACAATCACTTGATCCGTGAAGGTCAGCGAATGCGCGCGAGCCTTATCGCCCACACCGGCGAAGCGCGAGACGATCACCACATCGCCTGCCTTATCGGTTTCGGCGCGAATGCCGTGTGTCCGTCACTCGGCTTTGATGTGATCGCGCACGAAGGACCGAGGCGAGGACTAACCGTGTCCGATGCGGTGAGGAACTACAGGAGGGCCCTCGAAGACGGACTGCTCAAGATAATGGCCAAGATGGGTATTTCGACGCTGGCCGGTTACTGTGGAAGCCAGACCTTCGAGATCGTCGGTCTGGACAAGCATCTCGTCGAAGAGTATTTCAGCGGCGCGCCCTTGCGTTTGAACGGCATTGGCCTTGATGACATCGCCGGTGACGCAATGCGTTTTCACGAGGCAGCTACCGCGCAGATCGAGCCGGCACTCGAAGACGCCGGCTTCTTCCGCTACAGATATGGCGGTGAATATCACAGCTTCAATCCAGCGGTGTTTCGAGCCCTGCACCGCGCTGCCAAGGGCAGTGACCCGAACGAATATGCGCGATACGCCGGCGAGGTGCTCGGGCGCCCGCCCGCAACCCTGCGCGATCTGATCGAGTTCCGGCCCGGCTCTCCGATAGCGCTCGATGAGGTCGAATCCGCTGAACGGGTGCTGGCACGTTTCTCGACTTCTGGAATGTCGCTCGGTGCGCTCTCGAAAAAGGCTCACGAGACGTTGGCCATCGCGATGAATCGGCTTGGCGCTAAGAGTAACAGCGGCGAAGGCGGCGAAGACAGCCGCCGATTCAAGCGCAGACCGGGCGGCGATCTCGCAAACAGCAGGATCAAGCAAGTCGCATCGGCCCGGTTCGGCGTCACTCCTGAGTATCTTGTTTCAGCCGACGAGCTCGAGATCAAAATCGCCCAGGGCTCGAAGCCCGGTGAAGGCGGCCAACTGCCAGGCCACAAGGTCAGCGCGGAGATCGCCGCCATTCGGCATTCAGTGCCCGGCGTGACATTGATCTCGCCGCCCCCGCATCACGACATCTACTCGATCGAGGACCTGGCGCAACTGATCTTTGACTTGAAGCAGATCAATCCCGAGGCTCGAATAGCAGTCAAGCTGGTGTCCGAAGCCGGAATCGGCACGATCGCGGCAGGCGTGGCAAAAGCCGGCGCGGACGTGATTCATATAGCCGGTCACGATGGCGGCACCGGCGCTTCGCCGCTGGGGTCGATAAAGAACGCCGGGACGCCGTGGGAGCTGGGGCTTGCTGAAACTCAGCAAGCTCTGGTGATGAACGGCCTGCGGGTGCGCGTGCGGCTTCGAGTCGATGGCGGACTGAAGACCGGCCGCGACGTGATCATCGCCGCGATGCTCGGGGCCGATGAGTTTGGGTTTGCCACGACCGCCGTGGTGGCGCTCGGTTGTGTGATGGCCAGGCAATGCCACCTGAACACTTGCCCGATCGGTATTGCGACTCAAGATCCGGCGCTGCGACGCAAGTTCACCGGAACTCCCGAGATGGTTGTGAGCTTCTTTCGAGCCCTGGCCGAAGACATACGTCAATTGCTCGCCGGGATCGGAGTCCAGTCGCTCGATCAGATTGTCGGCCGTAGCAATCTGTTATTTCAGAAGACCGATCTGAAACTGCCACGGAGCGCGCGGATCGATCTGGGTCCGCTCCTTCGACGCGCCGATGAAACCGCTTTCGCGCCTGCGCGCTTCACCGATGCACTCGCTCACAAGTGTGTTGGCTCGCTTTCGAACGCTATCGAGGAAGCATGTTCAGAGGCGATACGCGACGGCTCAGCAATCGCAGCGGCGTTTGAAATCAAAAACACGGATCGAGCGATCGGCGCGAGGATCGCAGGGACTATCGCTCGCCGTTACGGCGACGCGGGACTCACTGACGGAACTATCAACCTGAGCTTCGCGGGCTCGGCTGGCCAGAGCTTTGGCGCGTTCAACATCGCCGGGTTGAGGCTGACTCTGATCGGCGAGGCTAACGACTATGTCGGCAAGGGGATGTCGGGAGGAGAGATCGTTATCCGCCCGCCGGATGATTGCTACTTCGACTGGTCGCGGAATGTGATCATCGGCAACACCGTGATGTACGGCGCGACGGGCGGGAAGCTGTTTGCCGCCGGCCGGGCAGGCGAGCGATTCTGCGTCCGAAACAGCGGAGGAGTCGCCGTGGTCGAAGGCGCCGGCGACCACGGGTGTGAATACATGACCGCCGGCGCGGTGGTCGTTCTTGGAGAGGTGGGTCGAAACTTTGCAGCGGGCATGACCGGGGGCGTCGCATATGTGTTCGACGATCAGAACAATTTTCAAAAACGCTGCAACCAGGAACTTGTAGAACTCAGTGCGCTGGGTGAACACGAGTCGCCAATGGTTCGCTCGCTCGTTGAACAGCATTACGAGACGACTGGCAGCCCGCGAGCGCGCTATCTGTTATCAGCCTGGGAACGTTCACGTCATCTCTTTTGGAAAGTTGTTACACAGGCAGAAGCGGCGCGTCACCGGGAGGCGGAACTTCCACTCGTTAGCGTTCCGGCAGCTCTCGAAAGGTCCACTTCTTTAGCCGTCGCCGATTGACGGAATACCAGGTGGGAAATCGTAACACTGGCATGGCAGGACTAGCGGAACAATCAACTCTTCGTCGGTTGCTCGCGCGGCTAGCACAAAAAGTTCTTGACGTTTGAAGGACACTCGGAGTAAGGTAGTTCGCGCTGGACTACTAAAGGCTTATGAAAAGCTCGATACGCAATTTCTATTGCATCTGTTGTAGCGCGCCAGGGGCGCGCACGCGTAGAGCCTTTAGTGGAGGTCATCCTGATCGAACTTGAGACATAAGCTCAAAGAAGAGCTTTAAACTCAAATAGGTTTCCAAAGACCCACTATCGGCTCTGCCGGTGGTGGGTTTTTCTTTTGTCCGAAGCTGAGTAAGCCATGAACGAAGCGGCGAAACCAACTGGAAGGGTTTATCTGATCGGCGCGGGTCCGGGCGATCCAAAACTGCTGACGATCAAAGCCGCGGAAGCGATCGCCGCGAGCGATGTGGTCGTCTACGACTACCTGGTCAACCCGGAAGTGCTCGCCCATTCGCGTCGAGGCGCCGAGTTGTTCTACGCGGGCAAACGCGCGGGCGAGCCGTCGATCTCCCAAACTCACATCAATCGCCTTCTCATCGAACGCGCGCGCCGGGGCCTGATCGTCGCGAGGCTCAAAGGCGGTGATCCTTTCATATTCGGAAGAGGCGGCGAAGAAGCCGAAGCGCTCGTCGAAGCCGGCATCCAGTGGGAGGTGATTCCCGGCGTTTCATCGGGCATCGCAGCCGCAGCTTATGCCGGCATACCGCTCACCCATCGAGACTACGCCTCGAGCGTTGCATTTATTACGGGTCACGATGCACACGGCGGAAAACGAGCCGTCGATTGGTCCGTTGCCTCGCAGGCCGCTGACACGCTTGTGATCTTCATGTGCGCTGAAACCATATCGAGAATCGCGCGCGAACTCATCGCAAACGGGCGCGCTCCTTCAACGCCGGTCGCCATCATTCGATCGGCAACTTACCAGCATCAGGAAGTGTACTTGGGCGCGCTTGAAGATCTGACCACGATTGACGAGGACGGCGAGGACGGCGAGGACGGCTTCGCGATCAGACCCCCGGCAATAGCAATCATCGGAGAAGTCGCCGCGCTCGCGACGAAACTGTCGTGGTTTGGCAGCAGCGAGCTCAGATACTCGCTGCGCGCTTTACAGGGGCTCGCCGCTGCGGCATTCAACGATTGACTGGAGAAGACTATGACGCAATTTGTGACTGACATAGTTAAGCCGGCGCTGCCGCGCGACTTTGATCGTGTAGAAGCGGCGGCTTATCTGCTCGAAAACGCCTCGCCCGAGGAAACCCTTCGATGGGCATTCGACGAGTTTCAAGAAAAGGTGACGCTAGCGACCGGCTTTGGCGTGGAGGGCGTCGCGTTGATCGACATGGCTATAAGAATCAACCCGCGCGCCGACATATTTTTTCTCGATACGTCGTTCCTCTTCCAGGAGACGTACGAGCTTCGGCGCCGGCTCGAGGATCGCTACAAAATTCAAATACGAGCCTGGCAAACCGATATCACACCGGAAGGCCAGGAACTGAGATTCGGCGCGGCGCTCTGGTCGAGAGACCCGGACCTGTGTTGCCGGCTTAGAAAACTCGAGCCGCTGAGAGACGCGTTGCGAGGACGAACCGCCTGGATAACGGCGATCCGGCGAGACCAGACCATCGAGCGCTCGAACGCCCGCGCGGTTGAGTGGGACGATCAATGGCAACTCATCAAGGTCAACCCGCTGGTGCTTTGGAGCAAGCAGCAGGTGAGGGACTACGTCGCGAAACACGACGTCCCGTACAATCCGCTGCACGACAAAGGCTATCCAAGCATCGGCTGCACACACTGCACGCAACCGGTTCTCCTGGGCGAACACGAGCGCGCAGGCCGGTGGCCGGGCCGCGAGAAACGCGAATGCGGGATGCATGGCCCGGTTACACCGACCACTCTTATTGTTCAAAGCAATATGCTGCCTCCGAACGACGCGGCGTGATCCAGGGATATTCTTAGCAAAGCGAGAAAACCATCGTGCAAGAGAGAAACGACACTATGAACGGAAAGCCACCAAGCAACGGGTTGGTCATATGGCTCACGGGGTTGTCGAGCGCGGGCAAGACTACGCTTGCACGAGCGCTCTCTGAGCAGCTCAAGGCTGCGGAGTTTCGAGTTGAGACGCTCGACGGCGACGAAGTGCGTGAGAACCTGAGCCGCGGGCTGGGCTTTTCAGAAGAGGACCGCAACACGAATATCCGCCGCATCGGTTTCGTCGCGCGACTGCTGGCGCGCAATGGGGTAGTGGTACTCGGCGCCGCTATCTCCCCGTACCGGCAGTCGCGCGACGATGTTCGCCGCTGGATCGAAACTGATGACGTCCGTTTCATCGAGGTGTTCGTTCGCTGTCCGCTCGAGACTCTGGTCGAGCGCGATGTGAAGGGTCTCTACGCAAGAGCGCTTGCCGGCGAGATCAAATACTTCACCGGGATCAGCGATCCCTACGAGGAGCCGCTCGCGCCCGACATTACCGTTGATAGCTCCGTAGAGTCGATCGAAGAGAAATCCTCTCGCGCGTTCTCGGCCTTCGAACGGTAGACAATGCCGTAATGCAGCCTCAACTGTGTGCGGTGTCGTGATGAGGAAAGATTTATGAACCAGATTGAAGAGATCAAGAAACACAAAGACGGGCTCGACGTCCTAGCCGACATCTACCGCTACGCGAAACTAGGTTTCGAGTCGATCTCGCCGGACGATGAGGCATTGTTTCGATGGTACGGCATATACACGCAGCGGCCTGCGTCGGACGGGTTCTTCATGGTGCGCATACGCATACCCGGCGGGGATCTAACTCCAGATCAGTTGCGCACGATAGCCGATCTTTCCAGCGAGCACGGGCGAGGGCTGGCGGACATCACTGTGCGGCAGAACATTCAGCTTCACTGGGTGAGAGTCGAGAACCTGCCCGATGTTCTTGACCGCCTCCAGACAGTTGGATTGTCAACCACGGAGGCGTGCGGCGACTGCGTACGCAACATCATCAACTGTCCCGTGTCGGGAGTCGATCACGACGAGTTGTACGACACGACTCCTCTTATCAAGCAAACGAACGATTTCTTCGTCGGGAATCGCGACTTCTCGAATCTGCCGCGCAAGTTCAAGATCGCGATCACCGGATGCGCAGTGCGTTGCGTCTATCCCGAGATCAACGATGTCGGCATGTTTGCCGTTCACGACCCGGAGCGCGGCGGTGTAGCATTTCGCACCCGCGTTGGCGGCGGGCTTTCGACAACACCACGGTTCTCGAAAGACCTCGGCGTTCTGATCGAGCCGGAAGAAGCCGCCGAGCTTTGCGGGGCAATAGCCTCGGTCTTCAGGGAGGAAGGCAATCGCGAGAATCGCAAGCGCGCTCGTTTGAAGTTCCTGGTCGAGCAGTGGGAGATCCCACGCTTCCGCGATGAGGTAGAAGCGCGGCTCGGGCGCAAGCTGCGTCGCGCGCCAGCCCCCGAAGCCGCGCCCATAACTGAGCGCGATCGGTCGCATCTGGGCATTCACGGCCAGCATCAGCAAGGTCTCTACTACGTTGGTCTTTCCATTCTTGGAGGTCGAACATCGGGAGATGACTTGAGACGGCTGGCGGATTTGGCGGAAAACCATGGCAGCGGCCGCATACGAACCACCAACACGCAGAACGCTATCTTGCTCGACATTCCCGAACGTAAGCTTGAAGCGCTGACGCGGGACCTCGACGGGTTTGGGTTCGAGTATCAGCCTTCGTGGTCGCGCAAGGCAATCATAGCCTGCACTGGGATTCAGTTCTGCAAGCTAGCGCTGGCGGAAACGAAGAATCGAGCCGTCGAGTTGAACGATTATCTCGAAAGCGCGGTTGATCTTGAGGATGCGCCTCGCATAAGCGTGACCGGCTGCCCGAACGCTTGCGGGCAACATCACATATGCGATGTTGGCTTGGAGGGTTCGCTGACGACGATTGACGGGGTGAAGAAAGAGACGTTTCAAGTCTTTCTGGGCGGCGGCGTAGGTGCGCACGAGACATTCGGCCGAAGGATCGGCGTGCGCCTTCCGTCCGAAGAGCTTGCCGAATCCATGGCGCGATTGTTCACCCGCTACAAAGAAATTCGAATCGACGGTGAGACGTTCCAGGAGTTCTGCCTTCGCCACAGCAATGAAGAGCTTACACAATATCTCCTCGCGTCGCCGCATTCCGCGCGAGTAGAAGCTAAGACAGATCCGCTGCAGCTCTTCAACTGGGGCAGCGCTTCCGATTGAAGAGAAACCCAGTCACGGTCCCTCTCCTTCGTGCCTGGTAAGGGCGCGGGTTGCGCAATCCGCGCCCTTTTTTTTCGCTAACCCGGAAGCGGCGCGGATATGTGCTCGTGAACGATCAACCATTTGCCGCCGCGCTTTTCCCAGATCGCCGTGTGCCGGCAGTCGAGATCCATCGCGCCTCCAGCCTTGGGCTTCGCTGAAAGATGAAAGGTCACGGTCGTCCAGACGACGTTTCCACGCTGATTTACCTTGAGATCGTCGTTAGGAGTCAGCTTGCCGCTGGACATCACCTCGGTGAACGCCTTGATCACGCCTGCTCTGTATTCCGACCAGGCGTTGTATTTGAGTGGAGCCACGTCGTAGAAGACAAGGTCGGCGTCCTTCGCGTAGTACTTCGCCGCTTTGTCGGGGTCAAGCGTGCTCCACGCCGTGTAATACTGATTTATGAGCGCCTTGAATTCGGCTTCCAGAGCCTTACCAGCGTCCGCCTTCCTCGCCTGAGCCGACACGCCAACAGCCATAAGCAGGGCCGCAAAGGTAGTCAACATCAGCTTGAACAGCTTCGTTCTCTTCATCAGTTGTTCCTCCGTGTTTGTAAGATTCGAGTTTACGAGATGAATCACGCCGCCGGATTTGAGATGTGCCGGGAACTTCAAGCTTTCCTATCGAACCATATTGAAGCTACCGTCGATCGTATATCGTGGTTTCTTGACTACGCTATACCCGCTTTGTTAGATTCGGCTCTTAAGGAGACTCACCTGTACACTACAATGCTCGATCGGCTTTTATGAATAGGAAAGACCTGTATTTTCTCGCTATCGCTGTTGGCATTATCGCCCTGTTCACCGTCCTCTGGATTATCAGCCGTAAGCCACCCGCGATGACCCCGCGAGCCGAACACGCCGGGCTAACTCGCACTACTCCGCGCGAGACTTGTTGGAGTTGTCACACCCCCGATTCCAAGGTCTGGCAGCATCATCCAAACAAGGGCAAACCGACTGATCGGGACAAGACTACGCCTTGCTCGGCTTGTCACAAACTGCCTGAACCGCAGGTCGCGCGCGCTTCGTTTCATACGTCGAATAAGAGGGAGGTGGAATTAAATGGCAAAGCCAGCAGCCAAGGTAAGACCCGAGTATCACAACTACATTGACGGAGAATGGGTGGCTCCGGCGTCCGGCAGCTACATCGAGAATCGCAACCCGGCTGACACCCGCGAACTCGTTGGCCGCTTTCCGGCTTCGACCTCCGTAGACGTCGAACGCGCGGTCAGCGTCGCAGCCGAAGCCTTTCAGAAGTGGCGTAAGGTCCCCGCCCCGCGCCGCGCCGAAATACTGTTCAAAGCAGGCGAAATACTCATCCAGCACAAAGAAGACTTCGCGCGCGATATGACGCGAGAGATGGGCAAGGTCCTGAAAGAGACGCGAGGCGACGTGCAGGAAGCCATCGATATGACCTACTTCATCGCGGGCGAAGGGCGGCGGCTTCACGGCTACACGACGAAGGCCGAGCTCCCGAACAAATACGCGATGTGCTCGCGGGAACCGATAGGGGTCTGCGGACTCATCACTCCCTGGAACTTCCCGATGGCGATCCCGTCGTGGAAGATTCTTCCCGCCCTCGTGTGCGGCAACGCTGTAGTCATCAAACCGGCCGAAGCCACGCCTCTCTCGACCTATAACTTCGTATCGGCGCTGTCTGAAGCCGGCATACCTCCGGGCGTGGTCAACATTGTGGCCGGGCGGGGAGTCGATGTAGGCAAAGCGTTGCTCGAACATCCCACCCCTCGGCTGGTTTCATTCACCGGGTCAACGGAAGTCGGCCGAATCGTCGGCCAGGCCTGCGCGGCTACCGACAAGATATGCTCGCTCGAAATGGGCGGCAAGAACGTGATCATGATAATGGAAGACGCCGATCTCGACCTCGCGCTTGAAGGCGTGCTGTGGGGCGCGTTTGGAACTACTGGTCAGCGTTGCACGGCGACGTCGCGGGTTGTCGTTCACCGAAAGGTCGCCAGGAAATTCACGAACATGCTTGCTGACAGGGCAGAACGCTTGCGGCTTGGGCCGGGACTCAACGAAAAGACCGACGTCGGCCCGGTGATCAATCAAGACGCGCTTGAAAAGATTCTCGAATACATCGAGATCGGACGGCGGGAAGACAAAGCGAAGCTGCTTTGCGGGGGCCGGCGGGCCGAGAAGGGCGATCTGAAATACGGGTTCTTTATCGAGCCCACGGTTTTTTCGGACGTACAACCGCAGATGCGAATCGCGCAGGAAGAGATTTTCGGTCCGGTCCTCTCGGTGATCGAGTGCCGCGATGTGGATCATGCGATCGAGATAGCTAACGGCGTCAAGTTTGGCCTATCGGCATCGATCTACACGCGCGACACCAACCGCGCTTTCCACGCGATGGAAGACGTGCAGACGGGAATC is a window from the Acidobacteriota bacterium genome containing:
- the gltB gene encoding glutamate synthase large subunit; the encoded protein is MRNRVRDELLYNPLDEHDACGVGFVADVSGRATHDIIQSALEALCNLTHRGAVDADGRTGDGAGLLTQLPLRFFRREAERLGKRPEDDLAIGVFFLPRDETPAARCRQITTRLSKNHGLVPLGWRQVPVDESVLGAKALATAPRIEQLIVARGRVSKSQFENTLYRARREVEQQTSEIEDFYIPSFSTRTIVYKGLLTGSQLGPFYPDLSEPDFEAALAVFHQRYSTNTFPNWALAQPFRLLAHNGEINTISGNRSWMRARQLATRRTRSPEDSTEFRSVIWSKGSDSASLDNTLELSVRSGRDVTQAVMMLIPEAYEKSDEMSPELRGFYDYAASLTEPWDGPAAVAFTDGRIVGAALDRNGLRPARYAVTTDGRVVVASEAGVIKLAPDLIVQKGRLGPGQMIAVDTELGILLANDEIKRRVATRSTYAAWARRSSVQCPDLSDVHAASNGDERALIRRMKSFGYTVEDVERILGPMLAEGKEPVGSMGDDTPLAFLSSKPRLLYSYFKQRFAQVTNPAIDPIRERLVMSLTALLGSRPDLAAEPPAHAKLINLSSPILSDAMLEWLTRRSEASLRCSSLPAVFDIAKGGDGLKRAIGELCRRATEAVEAGCSILIISDLETGESEAPIPMLLAVGALHNHLIREGQRMRASLIAHTGEARDDHHIACLIGFGANAVCPSLGFDVIAHEGPRRGLTVSDAVRNYRRALEDGLLKIMAKMGISTLAGYCGSQTFEIVGLDKHLVEEYFSGAPLRLNGIGLDDIAGDAMRFHEAATAQIEPALEDAGFFRYRYGGEYHSFNPAVFRALHRAAKGSDPNEYARYAGEVLGRPPATLRDLIEFRPGSPIALDEVESAERVLARFSTSGMSLGALSKKAHETLAIAMNRLGAKSNSGEGGEDSRRFKRRPGGDLANSRIKQVASARFGVTPEYLVSADELEIKIAQGSKPGEGGQLPGHKVSAEIAAIRHSVPGVTLISPPPHHDIYSIEDLAQLIFDLKQINPEARIAVKLVSEAGIGTIAAGVAKAGADVIHIAGHDGGTGASPLGSIKNAGTPWELGLAETQQALVMNGLRVRVRLRVDGGLKTGRDVIIAAMLGADEFGFATTAVVALGCVMARQCHLNTCPIGIATQDPALRRKFTGTPEMVVSFFRALAEDIRQLLAGIGVQSLDQIVGRSNLLFQKTDLKLPRSARIDLGPLLRRADETAFAPARFTDALAHKCVGSLSNAIEEACSEAIRDGSAIAAAFEIKNTDRAIGARIAGTIARRYGDAGLTDGTINLSFAGSAGQSFGAFNIAGLRLTLIGEANDYVGKGMSGGEIVIRPPDDCYFDWSRNVIIGNTVMYGATGGKLFAAGRAGERFCVRNSGGVAVVEGAGDHGCEYMTAGAVVVLGEVGRNFAAGMTGGVAYVFDDQNNFQKRCNQELVELSALGEHESPMVRSLVEQHYETTGSPRARYLLSAWERSRHLFWKVVTQAEAARHREAELPLVSVPAALERSTSLAVAD
- the cobA gene encoding uroporphyrinogen-III C-methyltransferase, coding for MNEAAKPTGRVYLIGAGPGDPKLLTIKAAEAIAASDVVVYDYLVNPEVLAHSRRGAELFYAGKRAGEPSISQTHINRLLIERARRGLIVARLKGGDPFIFGRGGEEAEALVEAGIQWEVIPGVSSGIAAAAYAGIPLTHRDYASSVAFITGHDAHGGKRAVDWSVASQAADTLVIFMCAETISRIARELIANGRAPSTPVAIIRSATYQHQEVYLGALEDLTTIDEDGEDGEDGFAIRPPAIAIIGEVAALATKLSWFGSSELRYSLRALQGLAAAAFND
- a CDS encoding phosphoadenylyl-sulfate reductase; this translates as MTQFVTDIVKPALPRDFDRVEAAAYLLENASPEETLRWAFDEFQEKVTLATGFGVEGVALIDMAIRINPRADIFFLDTSFLFQETYELRRRLEDRYKIQIRAWQTDITPEGQELRFGAALWSRDPDLCCRLRKLEPLRDALRGRTAWITAIRRDQTIERSNARAVEWDDQWQLIKVNPLVLWSKQQVRDYVAKHDVPYNPLHDKGYPSIGCTHCTQPVLLGEHERAGRWPGREKRECGMHGPVTPTTLIVQSNMLPPNDAA
- the cysC gene encoding adenylyl-sulfate kinase — protein: MNGKPPSNGLVIWLTGLSSAGKTTLARALSEQLKAAEFRVETLDGDEVRENLSRGLGFSEEDRNTNIRRIGFVARLLARNGVVVLGAAISPYRQSRDDVRRWIETDDVRFIEVFVRCPLETLVERDVKGLYARALAGEIKYFTGISDPYEEPLAPDITVDSSVESIEEKSSRAFSAFER
- a CDS encoding nitrite/sulfite reductase gives rise to the protein MNQIEEIKKHKDGLDVLADIYRYAKLGFESISPDDEALFRWYGIYTQRPASDGFFMVRIRIPGGDLTPDQLRTIADLSSEHGRGLADITVRQNIQLHWVRVENLPDVLDRLQTVGLSTTEACGDCVRNIINCPVSGVDHDELYDTTPLIKQTNDFFVGNRDFSNLPRKFKIAITGCAVRCVYPEINDVGMFAVHDPERGGVAFRTRVGGGLSTTPRFSKDLGVLIEPEEAAELCGAIASVFREEGNRENRKRARLKFLVEQWEIPRFRDEVEARLGRKLRRAPAPEAAPITERDRSHLGIHGQHQQGLYYVGLSILGGRTSGDDLRRLADLAENHGSGRIRTTNTQNAILLDIPERKLEALTRDLDGFGFEYQPSWSRKAIIACTGIQFCKLALAETKNRAVELNDYLESAVDLEDAPRISVTGCPNACGQHHICDVGLEGSLTTIDGVKKETFQVFLGGGVGAHETFGRRIGVRLPSEELAESMARLFTRYKEIRIDGETFQEFCLRHSNEELTQYLLASPHSARVEAKTDPLQLFNWGSASD
- a CDS encoding nuclear transport factor 2 family protein — protein: MKRTKLFKLMLTTFAALLMAVGVSAQARKADAGKALEAEFKALINQYYTAWSTLDPDKAAKYYAKDADLVFYDVAPLKYNAWSEYRAGVIKAFTEVMSSGKLTPNDDLKVNQRGNVVWTTVTFHLSAKPKAGGAMDLDCRHTAIWEKRGGKWLIVHEHISAPLPG
- a CDS encoding aldehyde dehydrogenase family protein is translated as MAKPAAKVRPEYHNYIDGEWVAPASGSYIENRNPADTRELVGRFPASTSVDVERAVSVAAEAFQKWRKVPAPRRAEILFKAGEILIQHKEDFARDMTREMGKVLKETRGDVQEAIDMTYFIAGEGRRLHGYTTKAELPNKYAMCSREPIGVCGLITPWNFPMAIPSWKILPALVCGNAVVIKPAEATPLSTYNFVSALSEAGIPPGVVNIVAGRGVDVGKALLEHPTPRLVSFTGSTEVGRIVGQACAATDKICSLEMGGKNVIMIMEDADLDLALEGVLWGAFGTTGQRCTATSRVVVHRKVARKFTNMLADRAERLRLGPGLNEKTDVGPVINQDALEKILEYIEIGRREDKAKLLCGGRRAEKGDLKYGFFIEPTVFSDVQPQMRIAQEEIFGPVLSVIECRDVDHAIEIANGVKFGLSASIYTRDTNRAFHAMEDVQTGIFYVNASTIGAEVHLPFGGTKSTGNGHREGGTQVLDIFSEWKAVYIDYSGKLQRAQID